Proteins found in one Angustibacter sp. Root456 genomic segment:
- a CDS encoding HAD family phosphatase, giving the protein MKKYVLFDHDGVLVDTETWYFRAGQRALAEVGVTLDQGQYLLDMTQGLGTWARARTAGVDEPTIDRLRVARDRYYQEYLRTEDIEIDGVADALAELSRHVRLAVVTTAKRADVELIHEHRHLLEVMEFVLVREDYERAKPYPEPYLAGLRRFGATAEQTLVVEDSARGLQSAVAAGIDCAVVHHPFTAGQDLSQATYRIGGLAELKDVVLGC; this is encoded by the coding sequence GTGAAGAAGTACGTCCTGTTCGACCATGACGGGGTGCTGGTCGACACGGAGACCTGGTACTTCCGCGCCGGGCAGCGAGCCCTCGCCGAGGTCGGCGTCACGCTGGACCAGGGCCAGTACCTGCTCGACATGACGCAGGGGCTCGGCACCTGGGCCCGCGCCCGAACGGCGGGCGTCGACGAGCCGACGATCGACCGGCTGCGCGTGGCGCGTGACCGGTACTACCAGGAGTACCTGCGCACCGAGGACATCGAGATCGACGGCGTCGCCGACGCCCTCGCCGAGCTGTCGCGGCATGTCCGCTTGGCCGTCGTCACGACGGCCAAGCGTGCGGACGTCGAGCTGATCCACGAGCACCGGCACCTGCTGGAGGTCATGGAGTTCGTCCTGGTGCGCGAGGACTACGAGCGAGCCAAGCCGTACCCCGAGCCGTACCTGGCTGGTCTGAGGCGCTTCGGGGCGACGGCCGAGCAGACGCTGGTGGTCGAGGACTCGGCCCGTGGGCTGCAGTCGGCCGTGGCCGCGGGTATCGACTGCGCCGTCGTCCACCATCCCTTCACGGCGGGGCAGGACCTCTCGCAGGCGACGTACCGCATCGGCGGCCTGGCCGAGCTGAAGGACGTCGTCCTCGGCTGCTGA